A single region of the Triticum dicoccoides isolate Atlit2015 ecotype Zavitan chromosome 2B, WEW_v2.0, whole genome shotgun sequence genome encodes:
- the LOC119367934 gene encoding protein RTF1 homolog, with amino-acid sequence MATSRLTSTCYTADSYSLCSGHELDMETSTITFISLCLRWQFDLWGSGLWSFDEIPTMVMCKYHVSSCQASTMMVRSATKSTLDKLWAKRMRKQDPEGYHNRFKDLVAKGSCLPNRCKARSPPSDGSNDGGMNDHVRIADDNRDDEFDESPSRLDPLMFDDVNSITLRRYKLVKWLMEPFFEDHVSGCFVRLGIGKIKSGTPKYMMCIVRNMDASDPNRQAGELQNMQVSQCSMG; translated from the exons ATGGCAACCTCCCGGCTCACCTCCACTTGCTACACAGCTGACTCATATTCGCTTTGTTCAGGACATGAATTAGACATGGAAACTTCAACTATAACCTTCATTTCCTTGTGTCTGAGATGGCAGTTTGACCTTTGGGGATCTGGGCTATGGtcgtttgatgaaattccaaccatGGTGATGTGCAAATATCATGTCAGTTCTTGTCAG GCCTCCACCATGATGGTCAGGTCCGCCACCAAGAGCACACTCGACAAGCTATGGGCCAAGAGGATGAGGAAGCAGGATCCGGAGGGGTACCATAACAGGTTCAAGGATCTAGTCGCCAAGGGCAGCTGCTTGCCTAATAGATGCAAGGCTAGAAGCCCCCCGAGCGATGGTAGCAATGATGGGGGGATGAATGACCATGTTCGGATCGCTGATGATAATCGGGATGATGAGTTTGACGAATCACCAAGTAGACTTGATCCTCTCATGTTTGATGATGTGAACAGCATAACCCTTCGGAGGTACAAGCTGGTGAAATGGTTAATGGAACCCTTTTTTGAGGACCACGTATCTGGTTGCTTTGTGCGGCTTGGGATTGGCAAGATAAAATCAGGCACCCCCAAGTACATGATGTGCATAGTTAGAAACATGGATGCCAGTGACCCAAATCGGCAAGCTGGAGAGTTACAAAACATGCAAGTATCTCAATGTTCTATGGGATAA